One Coffea arabica cultivar ET-39 chromosome 5c, Coffea Arabica ET-39 HiFi, whole genome shotgun sequence DNA window includes the following coding sequences:
- the LOC113689110 gene encoding (+)-neomenthol dehydrogenase-like, giving the protein MQAQAKVDWSSTIKETYELKVQCFQTNYYGTKRMIEAIVPLLQLSQSPRVVNVSSGAGKLKNIPSEWARGIFTDVDNLTEESVDEVLNQYLKDLNEGSKEAKGWPSFLSAYTVSKAAMNAYTIVVAKMHPCIKINSVCPGFVKTDINFESGILTVEEGAESVVRLALLPDDGPSGLFFICGEVSPLE; this is encoded by the exons ATGCAGGCACAAGCTAAAGTTGACTGGAGCAGTACGATCAAAGAGACTTACGAATTGAAAGTACAATGCTTTCAAACAAACTATTATGGTACCAAAAGAATGATTGAAGCCATTGTTCCTCTTCTCCAATTATCTCAATCACCAAGAGTTGTCAACGTTTCCTCAGGCGCGGGAAAGCTAAAG AATATACCCAGTGAATGGGCCAGAGGGATATTTACTGATGTCGACAACCTTACAGAAGAGAGTGTGGATGAGGTGCTCAATCAATACCTGAAAGACTTAAACGAAGGTTCCAAAGAAGCCAAAGGCTGGCCTTCATTCCTGTCTGCTTATACAGTCTCGAAAGCAGCCATGAATGCATACACAATTGTTGTCGCAAAGATGCATCCCTGCATCAAGATCAATAGTGTCTGTCCTGGTTTTGTCAAAACAGATATAAACTTCGAATCTGGCATATTGACTGTAGAAGAAGGTGCTGAAAGTGTTGTGAGGCTAGCTCTGCTGCCTGATGATGGTCCTTCTGGCTTGTTCTTCATTTGCGGTGAAGTATCACCTCTTGAATAG